ACCCTCACACGACACGCCGCCTACCTCCACCAGCGCACCGCCGGCAGGATCGGCAGCCTTTCCGCCCTCGTCAGGGAAGCCGCCATCGCCGCGATCCTCGACGGCACCGAAAAGATCAACAAACGGCTGCTGGCGGACATCGAGGTCGACCAACTCGCCGAACAGACCGCACGGCCACCGGCCAGGACCTGACATGCCCAGCGCTCCCCCGCGCCCCAGCATCCGGCGCGTGGCCCCGCTGCAATGGGAGACCACCGCCTCCTACATCCAGCGCCTGGCCCGCCGCCACCACCTGACCACCGCAGAACTGCTGAACGGCCTGGGCATCCCCCGCCCCCACCTCAAGAAGGAACGCACCCAGCCACACGCCCCCCACACCGGCATCGAGCTGTACCTGAACGCTCCGAGCCGCCGCCTGATCGCCTCGTTCACCGGGGTCCCGGAGGAACATCTCTCCTACGCCCTCCCCCAGTGGGACCAGTACCGCGACAAGCCCAACCCCGCCTCCGCCCGCGCCCGGCTCCAGCCCGCCCCGGTAAACGCCGTCACCGGCTGCCCTGGCTGCACCCTCGCCCGCACCGGCCACAGACACCCCGTCCGCCAGTACCTGCCCGACAGCCGCCTCATCTGCCGCCGTCACCACACCTGGATGCTCGGCCGCCACACCCTCGCCGGCACCCAACTGCCCATCGAACACGCTGATCTGGGGCACACCCCGGAGATCCTCGCCGCCCACCGCACCCACATCCGCTTCCTTCGCCGCTGGGGCACCGCGGCCGACCACGCCCTCGCACAGGCCACGTCCCTGACCGAAGCCTGGCGGCGCACAGCACCCGCGCAAGAACGCATCTGGCCCGCACGCGCCCGCCGCATCGCCAGCAACAAGCGCACCCGCCTGTGGTACGCCCTCGCCCGAGCAGCCATCACCTACCCCGAAACCATCACCCTCGCCCAATACATCGCCCACCACCCCCGAACGCTTCTGGCCCTCGAACGACCCCAGAGCGCACCACCCGTCCACAACGCCATCGCCGCCCTCCTGGGCCGGCCCTGGCTTCAAGACCCGGCCCTCTACCCCCACCGGCTCAACCACCGGATCAACTACGCCCCCAGCCCCCACCCCGGTGCACACCCGCGATGGACGTACCGCCAGCCAGGCCCAACCGAACTCACCCACCTCGGCTACCACCCACCGAAAACGGCCCAGGCCGTAGATGTCAGCCCCGGCACACCACCATGACCAGCAAGCCTGAACACATCGGCCCGCCCCGCCCCACCGTCCTCCCCGCTACGCTGACGGAGTGACAGAGTGCGTCGACAACCCGGCCGAGAGACTCCACGCCCTCCTCATCGACTTCTGCAAGGCCGGCAAGGAACTAGGCCCCAACGTGAGCAATTGGAATGCCTGGGCCCGGGCGCTCACCTACGAGGAGACACCCCTCGCCACAGACAGCGCTGAATTCTTCGCACGTCTGTCCGCAGCGATGATGCTGCCCCAGCAAGTCCGCCAAGCAGTCGGGGCCGTGGTGAGCGATCCCGAGCAACAGGACTACATGCTCCGTCCCCTGGCCGGTGTCGAAGCCGCCATGCTGGCCTCCGCTCAAGCCGGCCACCAGGTCTCCCACGTGTGGCAGCACTTCAGCAAGGACGGCGACGCGGACAGCAGCGCCGCGATCTACAGCCTGCTCGGCTGCGCCCACGAGCTACGCCGAGCTCAGGTCGAGGCCGGCCTGACCGACACCGACGGCCAACACCTCACCACCATGATCAACGACCTCATCGAGGCCGTCCTGGCCTCCGAACTCAACGAGGCCGACAAGCAGTTCCTCCTCACCCGGCTCAACGACATGCTCGCCGCCGTCCAGCAAGCCCGCCTGCGCGGCCGCTACGCCCTGGAGACAACCACCGACGCCGCATATGGCGCCCTCACCCGCCGCCCCAACCTCATCCAGCGGCTCCGTGACGCCCAACTCCTCAACCGCCTGGCAGACCTGTTCACCAAGTTCAACACCGTGCTCGCGCTGACCGGACAGACCGTCGAACTGAGCGAGACCACCGTGCACATGCTGGAACGCGGCCTGGGCAACTGAGCACTCCCACACCCCGTACAGGGCCACACAGCCCACACGCCGAGCCGTCCCGCACCACCGGCAACCACTCAAACTGCGCAGCACCCAACCAACCTGCACACCGGCGCCCGGCCCGACCGACACCACAGGTCAGACGGCTGACAAGTCACACCCCTGTGCAGAATCAGCGAGCCAAGCCCAGCACCAACCCGTTCAACCAAACTGCGAAACCCCAGGTCAGCACACGCACCACTGCGCACATTAACTGATCAGCGACACCGCGAAGATGGGTCACTGTGTCCTGGGTCGGGGGTGTGGGCCGGTGTCACGGTGGGCGCGCTGTTTGCCAGACGGCGGGCCTCGGGCGAGGCCGCCCGAGGCCCGCCGTCCTCGTCTGCTTATGGGCGGCCGGGCTTCTCAGCTTCTACGGCGCAACCGTGGGAGCCGCCGGGAGAGCCGGGGCCGACCCAGCAGACGGCCGACTTCCCCTTCTGCTTGTTCCACATCGACCTCGCGTTGCAGTGGGAGCACCATTACCCACGTGACCTCGGCTTTGCGGGGGTCCCGGCGGTGCTCTTCGACGCGCGCCCGGACCGTGCCGAGACCGCGTCCCGTGGATCCCGTGTAGAGCAGGTCGAACGTTCCCGAACCGAGAAGGTAGACCGCCTTGTGCTCGTCTCCCGCGTAGTCGGGCAGCGCCCACAGAGCGATCTTCACCGGTTGCCGGCGCAGCAGGCGGTCACCCTGAGTGTCAGCGGCTAGGTCGTAGGACCTGCGCAGGGGTGTTCCCGGCAACAGTGGGGCGGTCCCCGGGGGAAGCACTGTCACGGGGTGTCCCCTTCGCCCGGCTCCTCGGGACGGCTGAGGTTGGCGTCCGCCTCCTTCTGCTCCCGTTCCTGCAGGCTCATCTTCAAGCCCCTCAGCCGGTAGGCCACGGTTTCCGCCTTCTCGCAGAGCTCGGCTATCAGCGCCGCAGAGCATGTGATCTTGGAAAGGTTCGCCTCGTGCAGCGTCTGGACGGAGGTGCCAGCGAGCCGCAACTGGGTGGGCAGGACCCCCAGCGCCTCAGCCACCGGGTTGACCTGCTTGGCGCGCTCCCGCAACCTCTGCTGTTCCCGCTTCTCCGCCTGCCCCTTCTCGATACCGGCCGCGACAGCGCGGATATACGCGCTGTCGGCCACCGAGTTATCCAGCAGGCTGTACGGGGCTTGGGCGGAAACCCGGCGGGGCTTGACTCGTCGGCGCTCGTCGAAGGAGGCTACGAACCTCGTGATGTTCTCGCTCAGCTGCGCGGGACCCCAGGGTGAGGCGTGCATCATCTCCAAGACGATCGACACCGGCGCCGTGGTGAACGCGGTCGGGATGTCCTCCTCCGGCAGGTCTTCGATCTGGCGGCCGGATCCGGTGTCCGTGCGCAGCGCCCCCGTGAACGTCGTGGCGATGGCACCGACCACGAGGAGGAAGGCGATGTGGTCGCCGAGCGTCGCGTCGTCGGTCTCGATCCGCTTGTCCTCGTTGACGAGCCCCTGGGATGCGGCTGCGGCCTTGCTGACGGCTTCCACAGATGCCTTCAGCTGCGCGTCCGTCACCTGG
This genomic interval from Streptomyces sp. NBC_00557 contains the following:
- a CDS encoding TniQ family protein, giving the protein MPSAPPRPSIRRVAPLQWETTASYIQRLARRHHLTTAELLNGLGIPRPHLKKERTQPHAPHTGIELYLNAPSRRLIASFTGVPEEHLSYALPQWDQYRDKPNPASARARLQPAPVNAVTGCPGCTLARTGHRHPVRQYLPDSRLICRRHHTWMLGRHTLAGTQLPIEHADLGHTPEILAAHRTHIRFLRRWGTAADHALAQATSLTEAWRRTAPAQERIWPARARRIASNKRTRLWYALARAAITYPETITLAQYIAHHPRTLLALERPQSAPPVHNAIAALLGRPWLQDPALYPHRLNHRINYAPSPHPGAHPRWTYRQPGPTELTHLGYHPPKTAQAVDVSPGTPP